In one Brevibacillus choshinensis genomic region, the following are encoded:
- the serS gene encoding serine--tRNA ligase, translating into MLDVKVLRQDLEEVRRRLAHRNEDISALDQFAEVDEKRRQVIQEADALKNKRNNVSEQVAVMKRNKENADHLIAEMKEVNERIKVLDEELRQLDEQQELILLSLPNLPHDSVPIGTSEDENVVAWTWGEPRNFDFEAKPHWDLASQAGILDFEAAAKVTGSRFVFYKGMGARLERALMNFMLDLHANQHGYEEVIPPYIVNRTSMTGTGQLPKFEEDAFKLEGPDYFLIPTAEVPVTNMHRDEIMDGADLPRYYAAYSACFRSEAGSAGRDTRGLIRQHQFNKVELVKFAKPEDSYDELDKLVKNAEKVLQLLGLPYRVLSMCTGDLGFTAAKKFDLEVWIPSNNMYREISSCSNFEDFQARRANIRFRRDTKSKPEFVHTLNGSGLAIGRTVAAVLENYQEADGSIIIPEVLRPYMGGVEKISPK; encoded by the coding sequence ATGTTGGACGTAAAAGTATTGCGTCAAGATCTGGAAGAAGTAAGACGTCGTTTAGCCCATCGCAATGAAGATATTTCGGCGTTGGATCAATTCGCTGAAGTGGATGAAAAAAGACGCCAGGTGATTCAGGAAGCTGACGCCTTAAAAAACAAACGGAATAATGTATCCGAGCAAGTAGCAGTAATGAAGCGCAATAAGGAAAATGCGGATCATTTGATTGCAGAAATGAAAGAAGTAAACGAGCGAATCAAAGTTCTCGATGAGGAGCTGCGCCAGCTGGATGAACAGCAAGAACTGATTTTGCTGAGCCTGCCTAACCTACCTCATGATAGTGTACCGATCGGGACTTCCGAGGACGAGAACGTAGTCGCCTGGACATGGGGAGAGCCACGGAACTTTGATTTTGAGGCAAAACCTCACTGGGATCTCGCTAGCCAAGCAGGTATCCTCGATTTTGAAGCAGCGGCAAAGGTAACGGGTAGCCGCTTTGTGTTCTACAAAGGGATGGGAGCTCGTCTGGAACGTGCCTTGATGAACTTCATGCTTGATCTGCATGCTAATCAACACGGCTATGAAGAGGTAATCCCACCTTATATCGTCAACCGTACGAGCATGACGGGAACCGGCCAATTGCCAAAGTTTGAAGAGGACGCGTTCAAGCTGGAAGGGCCTGATTACTTCCTGATCCCAACGGCTGAAGTTCCTGTGACCAACATGCATCGTGATGAAATCATGGATGGGGCAGACCTGCCTCGTTACTATGCAGCATACAGCGCTTGTTTCCGCTCGGAAGCGGGCTCGGCAGGCCGTGATACACGTGGATTGATTCGCCAGCACCAATTTAACAAAGTCGAGCTGGTTAAGTTCGCCAAGCCGGAAGATTCGTATGATGAGTTGGATAAACTGGTGAAAAATGCGGAGAAAGTACTGCAACTCTTGGGCTTGCCTTATCGTGTATTGAGCATGTGTACTGGAGATTTGGGCTTTACAGCTGCCAAGAAGTTTGACCTCGAAGTATGGATTCCGAGCAACAATATGTACCGGGAAATTTCGTCGTGCTCGAACTTCGAAGATTTTCAGGCTCGTCGTGCCAACATTCGTTTCCGCCGCGATACCAAGTCGAAGCCTGAATTCGTGCATACGCTGAATGGCTCGGGCCTCGCGATTGGTCGTACCGTCGCTGCTGTTTTGGAAAACTACCAAGAAGCAGACGGATCGATCATCATCCCAGAAGTACTTCGTCCGTATATGGGTGGAGTAGAAAAAATTTCGCCTAAATAA
- the aceB gene encoding malate synthase A: MTTIPTNPYPLELSITGELLDDYRDILTPEAIQFIIRLEQKFGDRRQQLLAERQERQLKIDAGQLPDFLPETVEIRKSDWTVAPLPADLMDRRVEITGPSGDRKMVINALNSGARLFMADFEDANSPTWDNTIQGQINMKDAVRRNISYSSPEGKQYSLNEKTAVLIVRPRGWHLEEKHIALDNKPISGSLLDFGLYFYHNVQALMANGTAPYFYLPKLESHLEARLWNDVFLFAQDELHIPRGTIRATVLIETILAAFEMDEILYELREHSAGLNCGRWDYIFSYIKKLRNQPDVITPDRAQVTMTVPFMKAYTSLAVKTCHKRQAPCIGGMAAQIPVKNDPVKNEEAIAKVRADKEREAYDGHDGTWVAHPGLVPVAMEVFNRLMREPNQIWYKREDVQVTASDLLAVPAGVITEEGVRTNISVGLQYVEAWLRGSGAVPIHNLMEDAATAEISRAQVWQWMRHPRGVLQDGRKVTEALVKQWLSEELQTLKTTMGLERYEESKFPLAGGLFLQLVMEDEFEDFLTVPGYRYLS, from the coding sequence TTGACCACGATCCCTACTAATCCCTATCCTTTGGAATTGAGCATTACCGGAGAATTGCTCGACGACTATCGCGACATTCTTACACCAGAAGCGATCCAATTCATCATCAGGCTGGAACAGAAGTTTGGTGACAGACGCCAGCAACTGCTGGCCGAGCGACAAGAACGACAACTAAAAATTGACGCGGGACAGCTACCTGACTTTTTGCCAGAGACTGTAGAGATCCGCAAAAGTGATTGGACAGTAGCGCCCCTGCCAGCTGATTTGATGGATCGGCGTGTAGAAATCACCGGACCTTCTGGTGACCGCAAAATGGTCATCAATGCACTAAACTCAGGGGCGCGTCTTTTCATGGCAGACTTTGAGGATGCAAACTCACCAACGTGGGACAACACCATTCAAGGCCAGATCAACATGAAGGATGCCGTACGCCGGAATATCTCCTACTCCAGTCCTGAGGGGAAACAGTACTCACTGAATGAAAAGACAGCTGTACTAATCGTTCGCCCGCGCGGATGGCATTTGGAAGAGAAACACATCGCCTTAGATAACAAACCGATCTCAGGTAGCCTGCTCGACTTTGGTCTGTACTTTTACCACAATGTGCAGGCGTTGATGGCGAATGGTACAGCCCCCTATTTCTATCTTCCCAAGCTGGAAAGCCATCTTGAGGCACGCTTATGGAATGATGTATTCCTGTTTGCTCAGGATGAACTCCATATTCCTCGCGGCACGATCCGGGCAACGGTGTTGATAGAAACGATCTTAGCTGCTTTTGAAATGGACGAAATTTTGTACGAGTTGAGGGAGCATAGTGCTGGACTTAACTGTGGAAGATGGGATTACATCTTTAGCTACATTAAAAAGCTGCGCAATCAACCAGATGTCATTACACCAGACCGTGCTCAAGTGACGATGACGGTTCCATTTATGAAGGCCTACACGTCGTTGGCAGTAAAAACATGCCACAAGCGGCAAGCGCCATGCATCGGTGGGATGGCCGCACAAATTCCGGTCAAGAACGACCCGGTCAAAAATGAGGAAGCAATCGCCAAAGTACGCGCGGACAAAGAGCGTGAGGCGTACGACGGTCACGACGGCACATGGGTGGCACATCCTGGTTTGGTGCCAGTGGCAATGGAAGTATTTAACCGTTTAATGAGAGAGCCCAACCAGATCTGGTACAAACGTGAGGACGTGCAAGTAACGGCTAGCGATCTGTTGGCTGTACCAGCAGGGGTGATAACCGAGGAAGGCGTCCGCACGAATATCAGTGTCGGATTGCAATATGTAGAAGCTTGGCTGCGCGGCTCTGGTGCTGTACCCATCCACAATCTGATGGAGGACGCAGCGACCGCAGAAATATCTAGAGCACAGGTCTGGCAGTGGATGCGTCACCCGCGTGGAGTCTTACAGGATGGACGAAAGGTAACAGAGGCATTGGTGAAACAATGGTTGAGTGAGGAACTGCAAACATTGAAAACAACAATGGGTCTGGAGCGGTATGAGGAAAGCAAGTTTCCGTTGGCAGGAGGACTCTTTCTGCAATTGGTGATGGAAGATGAATTCGAAGACTTCCTGACCGTGCCTGGTTATCGCTATCTTTCATAA
- the aceA gene encoding isocitrate lyase: MSKQNKQEAIQQVEQSWQAERFQGISRTYTAEDVVRLRGSVQVEHTLARLGAERLWQLLHTEHHIKALGALTGNQAIQQVKAGLKAIYLSGWQVAADANLSGQMYPDQSLYPANSVPQVVKRINQALQRADQIDQSEGGTDTHWFAPIVADAEAGFGGPLNVFELMKGMIEAGAAGVHFEDQLASEKKCGHMGGKVLIPTQAAVRNLISARFAADVMGVPTIIVARTDANGAFLITSDIDEQDQPFLTGERTPEGFFRLHGGLDAAIARGLAYAPYADLIWCETSEPNLEEARRFAEAIHEKFPGKLLAYNCSPSFNWKKKLDEESIARFQDELGELGYKFQFVTLAGFHALNYGMFELARGYRDRGMAAYSELQQAEFGSEVHGYTATRHQREVGTGYFDEIAQVIAGGTSSTTALSGSTEEEQFAHQ, from the coding sequence ATGAGCAAACAAAACAAGCAAGAAGCGATTCAACAGGTAGAGCAAAGCTGGCAAGCCGAGCGTTTTCAAGGAATTTCTCGTACGTATACTGCAGAAGACGTCGTCCGTCTACGTGGATCTGTTCAGGTAGAACATACGTTAGCGCGACTGGGTGCAGAGCGTTTGTGGCAGTTGCTCCATACTGAGCATCATATCAAGGCGTTGGGTGCACTAACCGGGAATCAGGCTATCCAGCAAGTAAAAGCGGGACTGAAGGCTATTTACTTGAGTGGCTGGCAAGTTGCGGCGGACGCCAATCTTTCCGGGCAAATGTATCCCGACCAAAGTCTCTATCCAGCAAACAGCGTCCCTCAAGTCGTAAAGCGCATCAACCAGGCACTCCAGCGCGCCGATCAAATCGATCAATCCGAAGGTGGTACCGATACTCATTGGTTCGCGCCGATCGTAGCTGACGCAGAAGCGGGATTTGGCGGCCCTCTGAATGTATTTGAATTGATGAAAGGAATGATTGAAGCGGGTGCAGCAGGTGTTCACTTTGAGGACCAGCTCGCTTCTGAGAAAAAATGCGGTCATATGGGTGGCAAGGTACTCATTCCGACCCAAGCAGCTGTTCGCAACCTGATCTCTGCTCGTTTCGCAGCGGATGTAATGGGAGTACCGACAATTATCGTGGCACGTACCGATGCGAATGGCGCTTTCCTCATTACCAGCGACATCGATGAACAAGATCAGCCATTCCTCACCGGAGAACGCACACCAGAAGGATTCTTCCGTCTACATGGTGGATTGGATGCAGCGATCGCTCGTGGTCTCGCGTATGCTCCGTACGCTGACCTGATCTGGTGCGAAACATCTGAGCCAAATCTGGAGGAAGCACGCCGTTTTGCCGAGGCGATCCATGAAAAATTCCCTGGAAAGCTACTGGCCTACAACTGCTCGCCTTCCTTCAATTGGAAGAAAAAGCTGGATGAAGAATCGATCGCACGCTTCCAGGATGAACTGGGTGAGCTGGGATACAAGTTCCAATTCGTTACGTTGGCAGGCTTCCACGCTCTGAACTACGGTATGTTTGAGCTGGCGAGAGGCTATCGTGATCGAGGTATGGCTGCTTACTCTGAGCTGCAGCAAGCAGAGTTTGGCAGCGAGGTCCATGGTTACACGGCTACTCGTCACCAACGTGAGGTGGGTACTGGGTACTTTGATGAGATCGCACAAGTCATTGCAGGGGGAACATCTTCTACGACGGCTCTCAGTGGGTCTACAGAGGAGGAGCAGTTTGCTCATCAGTAA
- the spoIIP gene encoding stage II sporulation protein P encodes MLVRVKNSLLAVCFLLLLMPPSFAEAATHVEVAVDQLNIRSVPGTTTQIVGTVTKATRLPILQEQKEWTQVKLANGKTGWINNKYVKMIEVPQIKYVKSNVDMLNVRAEPNATAQILQIIDKNGVFLQVKKQGDWAQIKLSDKVSGWVNVRFLTETAAPAPKPVPAPAPMPVPIPQPVPIQTVPEVPSYPSDAGIGAGTIELTEGYDVYTAPDFLGTVIGQVSAGTIINHYGYAGGWYTINYNGTYAYIYKPIVPEDPGQTLPIEIPVTTTPDPVQQEATIRVKNADTNLRSGPGTTYPVVGNVQPGQIFPIVQTEGDWYVIRMPDNSTAYIAGWIVDRIQPVNTLPPSGGDTSGVGYNNGMIGNEKVYIYSTHNRESWRNIARNTQGSSVDDPEINITLVGKRLGELLQGKGIESMVNQDDFAQKLAEQNKSYSMSYTESYKAVMAAATTSPNLKYIFDIHRDSDEPRSKVALTLNGKTYSRVLFVIGTANPTYLENKKLAENLHARLEATYPGLSRGVILKGKNEGNGVYNQSVSEGSLLLEFGGTNNTLEECYNTAEAFADVFVNYMLESQIAFK; translated from the coding sequence TTGCTTGTACGTGTAAAAAACAGCTTGTTAGCTGTTTGCTTTCTACTATTGCTGATGCCCCCGTCATTTGCTGAAGCAGCCACCCATGTCGAGGTAGCAGTCGATCAGTTAAATATTCGCAGCGTTCCAGGAACAACCACCCAAATCGTCGGAACAGTCACGAAAGCTACACGACTGCCCATTCTGCAAGAACAAAAAGAGTGGACACAGGTGAAGCTCGCCAATGGAAAGACGGGTTGGATCAATAATAAGTATGTCAAAATGATTGAGGTTCCACAAATCAAATATGTAAAAAGCAATGTGGACATGCTGAATGTTCGGGCAGAACCGAATGCGACTGCCCAAATATTGCAGATTATCGATAAAAATGGCGTGTTTTTGCAAGTGAAAAAACAAGGGGATTGGGCGCAAATTAAGCTGTCTGACAAAGTAAGCGGCTGGGTAAATGTGCGCTTTTTGACGGAAACGGCAGCGCCTGCGCCAAAGCCAGTTCCAGCACCAGCACCAATGCCTGTACCAATCCCACAACCGGTTCCTATTCAGACGGTGCCAGAAGTTCCTTCCTATCCTTCTGATGCTGGTATTGGGGCGGGTACCATTGAATTAACAGAAGGCTATGATGTGTACACGGCTCCAGACTTTTTGGGCACAGTGATCGGACAAGTTAGCGCAGGTACCATTATCAACCATTACGGATATGCAGGCGGTTGGTATACGATTAACTATAACGGCACCTACGCCTACATTTATAAACCAATCGTACCGGAAGATCCAGGGCAGACACTGCCGATAGAAATACCCGTGACGACTACTCCAGATCCGGTACAACAAGAAGCGACGATTCGCGTGAAAAATGCGGATACCAATCTGAGGAGCGGTCCCGGAACAACATATCCGGTCGTGGGTAATGTACAGCCAGGTCAGATCTTCCCTATTGTACAAACAGAGGGAGACTGGTATGTAATCCGCATGCCTGACAATTCTACAGCATACATCGCCGGTTGGATCGTAGATCGCATTCAGCCAGTCAACACTTTGCCACCGAGCGGAGGAGACACATCAGGCGTAGGATACAACAACGGCATGATCGGGAATGAAAAGGTGTACATTTACTCTACGCATAACCGAGAGTCTTGGCGAAATATTGCGCGAAATACGCAAGGAAGCTCCGTGGATGACCCGGAAATCAATATCACGCTGGTTGGAAAACGCTTGGGTGAGCTGTTGCAAGGCAAAGGTATTGAGTCTATGGTAAATCAGGACGACTTTGCTCAGAAGCTGGCGGAGCAAAATAAAAGCTACTCGATGTCCTACACGGAATCGTACAAAGCCGTCATGGCAGCAGCGACAACGAGCCCTAACCTGAAATACATTTTCGACATCCATCGGGATAGTGATGAGCCACGCAGCAAGGTTGCCCTTACGTTGAATGGGAAGACGTATTCACGCGTTTTGTTTGTGATTGGAACTGCCAACCCGACCTATCTGGAAAACAAGAAGCTAGCGGAAAATCTGCATGCTCGCCTGGAAGCGACTTATCCTGGCTTGTCACGCGGAGTGATTCTGAAAGGGAAGAACGAAGGGAACGGCGTATACAATCAGTCTGTTTCCGAGGGAAGCCTGCTTTTGGAGTTCGGGGGAACCAACAATACGCTAGAGGAATGCTACAATACGGCAGAGGCTTTTGCGGACGTGTTCGTCAACTACATGCTGGAATCACAAATTGCATTTAAGTAA
- a CDS encoding pentapeptide repeat-containing protein: MSENHPNKEPFTNEERHQLQGDCESCFGLCCVALPFAASSDFAIHKDAGKPCRNLQSDFRCSVHTSLREIGFRGCTVYDCFGAGQKVSQSTFEGRDWHQAPESAKQMFDVFPIMWQLHELLWYLTEALALESASSIHDSIRDALDETKRLTDLSPEALLKLDIAVHRSRVNELLLRTSELVRGKVSHQQKGKKTYGRGADLIGAKLKGADLRGANLRGAYLIAADLRGADLRMTDLIGADFRDTDLRGADLTECLFLTQTQLNAAKGDADTKLPPSFTRPPHWN, from the coding sequence ATGTCAGAGAATCATCCAAATAAAGAACCTTTCACGAATGAGGAGCGGCACCAGCTGCAAGGTGACTGCGAAAGCTGCTTTGGCTTGTGCTGTGTGGCACTGCCTTTTGCAGCTTCTTCTGACTTTGCCATCCATAAAGATGCCGGCAAGCCCTGTCGCAACTTACAATCTGACTTTCGGTGCAGCGTTCATACTAGCCTTAGAGAAATTGGCTTCCGAGGCTGCACGGTATATGACTGCTTTGGTGCGGGGCAAAAGGTTTCCCAAAGCACTTTTGAGGGACGCGACTGGCACCAGGCTCCGGAGTCGGCAAAGCAAATGTTTGATGTGTTTCCGATCATGTGGCAACTTCATGAGCTGCTCTGGTATTTGACGGAGGCACTGGCATTGGAATCAGCCAGTTCGATCCACGATTCTATCAGAGACGCCCTCGATGAGACGAAGAGACTCACTGATCTTAGCCCAGAAGCTCTCCTAAAGCTGGATATCGCCGTGCATCGATCAAGGGTCAATGAACTGCTCTTGCGGACGAGCGAACTCGTACGAGGAAAAGTCAGTCATCAGCAAAAAGGCAAGAAGACGTACGGCCGAGGAGCTGATCTTATCGGGGCAAAGCTCAAGGGAGCAGACCTCAGAGGGGCCAACTTGAGAGGAGCGTACCTAATTGCCGCTGATCTTCGAGGAGCTGATCTGCGGATGACGGACCTGATTGGGGCAGATTTCCGCGATACTGATCTGCGAGGAGCGGATCTGACCGAGTGCCTCTTTCTTACCCAAACCCAACTCAATGCTGCGAAAGGCGATGCTGACACGAAGCTTCCGCCGTCATTTACTCGCCCTCCGCACTGGAATTAA
- a CDS encoding MarR family winged helix-turn-helix transcriptional regulator: protein MNLDDAVGFSINNTGRSLTRLLTSEFSHLEVTPEQWSVLKRLEEEDSITIKELSRRVGKDQANVTRISDLLERKGYLIRKPNPEDKRSSLVYLTEAGREITSQLIPIDEKVHEIALRGISEQEIAFLKQVLSKIRENVSAE from the coding sequence TTGAATCTAGATGATGCGGTAGGATTTTCGATAAATAACACGGGCCGCAGCTTAACGCGATTATTGACAAGCGAATTCAGTCATTTGGAAGTCACGCCTGAACAATGGTCGGTATTGAAACGTTTGGAGGAAGAAGACAGCATCACGATAAAGGAGCTGAGTAGAAGGGTAGGGAAAGACCAAGCTAACGTGACGAGAATATCAGATCTGCTGGAACGCAAAGGATATCTGATCCGAAAGCCAAATCCAGAAGATAAACGATCATCGTTGGTCTATCTGACAGAAGCAGGGAGAGAGATCACCAGCCAGCTGATCCCGATCGATGAAAAAGTCCATGAGATCGCGTTGCGAGGAATCTCTGAGCAGGAAATAGCGTTTCTGAAGCAAGTACTGTCAAAAATACGAGAGAACGTGAGCGCGGAATAG